Sequence from the Verrucomicrobiota bacterium genome:
ATGTATATCAACATGGTGCGGGCGGGCGAACAGAGCGGAGCGCTGGTGGATGTGTTGCGCCGGTTGGCGGACCACTTTCAGCAATTCGCCGAGGTGCAGGCAAAATTTACCGCGGCGATGATTTATCCGGCGCTGGTGTGCTGCGTGGGCGTGGTGATCATCGGCTTCTTCATGTTTTTCATGATGCCGCGATTCATGGAAATGTTCAGTGGTTTCAACCTGGCGTTGCCATTACCGACGCGGATGTTGATGGCGTTCACGCATTACTTCACGCGTTTCTGGTGGGTGTTGTTCGCAGTGGCGTTGGTGTGCGTGATGTTGTTCAAGCGCTTTCAAGCCACCGAGGAAGGCAAGCGAAAAATCGACAGTTGGAAGATGAGCGCGCCGGTGGTTGGCAAGGTGTTCAAGTTAAATTTGTTTGGGCAGTTTGCGCGGACGCTTTCGACCTTGCTTCAAAACGGGGTGCCGGTGTTGACGGCGCTGAAAATCACGGAACAGATCATTCCTAATTTGATCATCAAAGACGCAATCGCGCGAACACGGGAAGGCGTGACAGACGGAAAAACAATCGCCCAACCGCTGGCCCACAGCAAAATTTTTCCGCAGTTGATGATCGACCTGCTGAAAATCGGCGAGGAGACGGGAGATGTGCCCGGCGCGCTTGAAAACGTGGCGGACACTTACGAAAACGAGTTGAGCATCCAGTTGCGGGTGATGACGAACTTGATTGAGCCGGTGTTGATCATCGCCATGGCGCTGGTGGTCGGCTTTCTCCTCTTGAGCGTCTTGTTGCCGTTATTCAAGTTGATTTCAGGCATCAGCGGCGGCCCCGCGCGATGAAATCTTCAAATTCCAGGAACCAGTTTCAGCGAGGAAGCACGACGAGCGGCAGGCAGGGCCGGCAAGGTTTTACGTTGATTGAAATCATGCTGGTGGTGGCCATCCTTGCGATTGTGATGACGATGGGCATGCCGGCCATCTATCGTTCACTGAAGCTGGAACCACTGCGTCAGGGAGCGAGTGACGTGGTGGAGGCGTGCAGCAACGCGCGGGCGCGCGCGATTTTGCAAGGAGGCACGATGGAAGTGGTGATCCGGGCGGAGGACGGGCAGATCAATGTCCAGCCTGCGAGCGGCGTGGCGGTTGCTGTTACGAATTCATCTGCCGCAAGTTCTGCAGCTTTTAGCGCACGACTGGGAAAGGACATCGGGATCGCCATGCTGGACGTCAACCTAATGGATCAAATGCAGGCGTCGGAAGCACGCGTGCGTTTCTTCCCCAATGGCACTTGTGATGAATTCACGCTGGTGTTGCAGTCCGAAAAAGGTGAGATCCGCAAGATCACGTTGGAAGCCACGACGGGCTTGGCTGATGTGGAGGCGCTGCGATGAACAGGCTGAACGGTGAGATGACTTGCCGGCAAGCGGGCGAGCAGCCTGACGCGCCGTCACATCGAAGCGCGATTGCTTTCACGTTGTTGGAGGTGATGATCGCGATGGGGTTATTCTTCATGGCGGTGTTTTCCATCCTGGCGTTGGTGTCGAATGGATTGCGCAATGCACGTGCCTTGCAGCAAACGACTGTGGATGCGGGGATGCTCGCCGCCGAACTTTCGCTCACTAATAAATTGACGGAAGGAACGGACTCGGGCGACTTCGGCGACTTGTATCCGGATTACAAATGGACGCAAGAGATCACCGAGGTGGGAACGAACGGTTTGTTCGAGGTGAAGTTCGTCATCATCCATCACACCGGCGGACGTTACGTGGAGTCGCCGATGAATATTTTGTTGTTCCGGCCGGAGTCAACAGTTGGCGGCATTGGTGGAGGGTTGCGGCGATGAAAATTTGCAGCCGGAACACATGGCGGGCGTTCACACTTGTGGAAATCCTAGTCGCAATGGCGATTTTGTCGATGGTGATCATGGCCATTTATTCCACGTGGCTGGCGATTCTACGCTCTTCCAAAGCCGGTCTGGCGGCGGCGGCGGCGGTGCAGCGGGAGCGTATCGCTCTGCGGGCATTGGAGGACTCGCTCTTGTCGGTTCGGTTGTTTGTGGCGAACAGCCGGTATTACGCTTTCATTGCCGATACCAGTGGGGATTTTGCGACGCTGAGTTTTGTGGCGCGGTTGCCTGATTCATTTCCCCGCGCTGGACGATACGGCGGTTTGGTGGTGCGGCGGGTGACGTTTTCGGTCGAAGCGGGAAGGGATTCGGTGAATCAACTTGTTTTGCGACAGGAACCGGTGCTGATGGAACCGAATGTCGATGAGGAGGAAAATCCGCTGGTGCTGGCGCGAAATGTGAGTCTGTTCAAGCTGGAATTCTTTGATGCCTCGCCGCGCGTCAATGACTGGGTGGATGAGTGGACACAAACGAATCAACTGCCAAAACTGGTGCGAATATCCCTCGGTCTGGGGCAGGCTGGTCGATACTCGTCTAAACCGCTGGACGAGGTCACTCGCACCGTGGCCCTGCCCGCTGTGGCCGTGCAACCGGCTTGGCAGATGGCCGGGCCGGGTCCAGCCGCGGGACAACCTGGAATGACGAATCCACCTGTTGGCAATCCGGGGAGTCGTGCGCCTGGGCGGCTGCCTTCAAAATGAAGATCGTAAAAGGACCTCCGCAACAGGGAATCGCATTGATCATCGTCATGGTCACGATTTTTGTTCTGGCAATGCTGGCAGGTGGTTTTGCTTATTCCATGAAAGTGGAAACCAAGCTGGCGCGCAATGCGCAGAATGAAGCAGAACTGGAATGGCTTGGGCGCTCGGGAGTGGAGTTGGCCCGCTACATACTCGCCCAACAAATGGCGATTCCTTCTGAGCCTTACGACTCATTGAACCAAAAATGGGCGGGTGGCCCGGGCGGTTTCGGCGACACGAACAGTATCCTGGCCGATATTTCCCTGGAGAATAATGAGCTTGGGAACGGGAGGTTTTCGCTGAAGATCGTTGATCAGGAGCGCAAGTTCAACATCAATGCGGCGGATGAAATGTTGTTGCGACAGGCGCTCATTTTGATTGGCGTCGATGCGGCAGATTCATCAACCATCATTGACTCGATTCTCGACTGGCGGGATCCCGATGATGACACGCATCTGAGTGGCTGGGAGAGCAATGACTATTTAGCGCTCGCGCGA
This genomic interval carries:
- a CDS encoding general secretion pathway protein GspK, translated to MKIVKGPPQQGIALIIVMVTIFVLAMLAGGFAYSMKVETKLARNAQNEAELEWLGRSGVELARYILAQQMAIPSEPYDSLNQKWAGGPGGFGDTNSILADISLENNELGNGRFSLKIVDQERKFNINAADEMLLRQALILIGVDAADSSTIIDSILDWRDPDDDTHLSGWESNDYLALARPYAAKNGPIDDLSELLLIHGVTPEMYWGAGSTNYPPTVYQPRLPGGLAPGAPPSYPIGFADLFNTVSDGRLNINTASATALQMIPGIDENTAQGIITTRAGPDGVDGTEDDIPFRSPGELINVPGLNRQIVGQLARYFNVRSSTFEVQVDAEIDQYKRQYIALLRRNNPRDVQVLYMYCK
- a CDS encoding type II secretion system protein; the protein is MIEIMLVVAILAIVMTMGMPAIYRSLKLEPLRQGASDVVEACSNARARAILQGGTMEVVIRAEDGQINVQPASGVAVAVTNSSAASSAAFSARLGKDIGIAMLDVNLMDQMQASEARVRFFPNGTCDEFTLVLQSEKGEIRKITLEATTGLADVEALR
- a CDS encoding type II secretion system F family protein, with translation MPQFSYKARRRTGEAVEGVLDVADRSAALLQIERLGLFPVAVEAAKGGVGATIERAAVPKRDWAAALPPALREILQRKRKPKLQELATFTQQLANLLKSGMPLTVALNSMMHLESKGISGDVTKQLKQEVMEGRSLSDAMAQQPGIFSEMYINMVRAGEQSGALVDVLRRLADHFQQFAEVQAKFTAAMIYPALVCCVGVVIIGFFMFFMMPRFMEMFSGFNLALPLPTRMLMAFTHYFTRFWWVLFAVALVCVMLFKRFQATEEGKRKIDSWKMSAPVVGKVFKLNLFGQFARTLSTLLQNGVPVLTALKITEQIIPNLIIKDAIARTREGVTDGKTIAQPLAHSKIFPQLMIDLLKIGEETGDVPGALENVADTYENELSIQLRVMTNLIEPVLIIAMALVVGFLLLSVLLPLFKLISGISGGPAR